The proteins below come from a single Geobacillus thermoleovorans genomic window:
- the panB gene encoding 3-methyl-2-oxobutanoate hydroxymethyltransferase, with product MKAKTDFFHMKQAGEPIVMVTAYDFPSAKLAEQAGVDMILVGDSLGMVVLGYDSTIPVTVDDMIHHTKAVRRGAPNTFIVTDMPFMSYHASKEEALQNARRIMQESGANAVKVEGADEVVDMIAALTKAGVPVVAHLGLTPQSVGVLGGYKVQGKDAESAKKLLDDAKQCEQAGAIALVLECVPKQLGAAMARELTIPVIGIGAGAEVDGQVLVYHDLLGYGVTRVPKFVKQYASIQETIVEALANYVADVKLRQFPEPAHTFTMKEEEWVALYGGKQG from the coding sequence ATGAAAGCGAAAACCGATTTTTTCCACATGAAGCAGGCGGGCGAGCCGATCGTGATGGTGACCGCCTACGATTTTCCGTCCGCGAAGCTTGCCGAGCAAGCCGGCGTCGACATGATTTTGGTCGGCGATTCGCTCGGCATGGTTGTGCTCGGGTATGATTCAACGATCCCGGTGACGGTCGATGATATGATCCACCATACGAAGGCGGTTCGCCGCGGTGCGCCGAACACGTTTATTGTCACCGATATGCCGTTTATGTCGTACCATGCGTCCAAAGAAGAGGCGCTGCAAAACGCCCGCCGCATCATGCAAGAGTCAGGGGCGAACGCCGTTAAAGTCGAAGGGGCGGATGAAGTCGTCGACATGATTGCCGCGCTGACGAAAGCCGGCGTGCCGGTCGTTGCCCATCTCGGGTTGACGCCGCAATCGGTCGGCGTTCTTGGCGGCTATAAAGTGCAAGGCAAAGATGCCGAAAGTGCGAAAAAGCTGCTCGATGATGCGAAACAATGCGAGCAGGCGGGAGCGATCGCCCTTGTCTTAGAGTGTGTTCCGAAGCAGCTCGGGGCGGCCATGGCCCGGGAACTCACCATTCCCGTCATCGGCATCGGCGCTGGGGCGGAAGTCGACGGTCAAGTGCTCGTGTATCACGATTTGCTTGGCTACGGTGTCACCCGCGTGCCGAAGTTTGTGAAACAATACGCGTCCATCCAAGAGACGATCGTCGAGGCGTTAGCCAACTACGTCGCTGATGTCAAACTGCGCCAGTTCCCGGAGCCGGCGCACACGTTTACGATGAAGGAAGAAGAATGGGTGGCGCTTTACGGAGGAAAGCAAGGATGA
- a CDS encoding bifunctional biotin--[acetyl-CoA-carboxylase] synthetase/biotin operon repressor — translation MAHGAQSDTRKKLLELFAEANGEFLSGQKISEQLGCSRAAVWKHIEELRKEGFELEAVRRLGYRIISTPDKVTANEIQLGLKTEKLGHTIHFFDEVDSTQRIAARLAYEGAPEGTLVVAEEQKAGRGRLDRKWFSPKGTGIWMSLILRPAIPPQRAPQLTLLAAVAVSQAIQEVTGLVPDIKWPNDILLDGRKCVGILTELQADPDRVHSVIIGIGINVNQTIEQFPEDIRAIATSLAIEKGGPVKRAPLIQEILFRLERLYEQYLAHGFRPIKLLWEGYAVSIGKPVTARTLNGVIRGIARGITDDGLLILEDEQKNIHYIHSADIQF, via the coding sequence ATGGCTCATGGAGCGCAATCGGACACACGAAAAAAACTGTTAGAGTTGTTTGCCGAAGCGAACGGCGAGTTTTTGTCCGGGCAAAAAATCAGCGAACAGCTCGGCTGTTCGCGGGCGGCGGTATGGAAGCATATCGAGGAGCTGCGCAAAGAAGGATTTGAACTCGAAGCAGTGCGCCGCCTTGGCTACCGGATTATCAGCACGCCGGATAAAGTGACGGCCAACGAAATCCAGCTCGGCTTAAAAACGGAAAAACTTGGCCACACGATCCACTTTTTTGACGAAGTCGATTCGACGCAGCGCATTGCGGCAAGGCTCGCGTATGAAGGGGCGCCGGAAGGAACGCTCGTCGTCGCGGAAGAGCAAAAGGCTGGGCGCGGGCGTTTGGATCGGAAATGGTTTTCCCCAAAAGGGACGGGCATTTGGATGAGCCTCATTTTGCGGCCGGCCATCCCGCCGCAGCGGGCGCCGCAGCTGACACTGCTTGCCGCGGTGGCCGTCAGCCAGGCGATTCAGGAAGTGACCGGGCTTGTCCCAGACATTAAATGGCCGAATGACATTTTGCTTGACGGCAGAAAGTGCGTCGGCATTTTAACGGAGCTGCAAGCCGACCCTGACCGCGTCCATTCGGTCATCATCGGCATCGGCATCAACGTCAACCAAACGATCGAGCAGTTTCCGGAGGATATCCGGGCCATCGCGACATCGCTGGCCATTGAAAAGGGCGGGCCCGTAAAGCGCGCCCCGCTCATTCAAGAAATTTTGTTCCGGCTTGAGCGGCTGTATGAGCAATATTTGGCGCATGGCTTCCGTCCGATTAAGCTTCTTTGGGAAGGGTACGCCGTTTCGATCGGCAAGCCGGTGACAGCGAGAACGCTGAACGGCGTGATTCGCGGCATCGCCCGCGGCATCACTGACGACGGGCTGCTCATCCTTGAAGATGAGCAAAAGAACATCCATTACATCCATTCTGCCGATATTCAGTTCTAA
- a CDS encoding CCA tRNA nucleotidyltransferase, which produces MKPPFEQALGIIRQLKRHGYEAYFVGGAVRDLLIGRAIGDVDIATSALPEEVMRLFPKTIDVGSKHGTVVVVHEGTAYEVTTFRTDGDYEDHRRPESVTFVRSLEEDLKRRDFTMNAIAMDERGTIIDPFGGQEAIERRLICTVGAADERFREDALRMMRAVRFVSQLGFALAEDTKRAIVQNAPLMAHISVERMTMEMEKLLAGPFVAEALPLLADTGLFAYLPGLAEKEQLLRSAAAFRWPWLTKREERWALLCRALDVKDIRPFLRAWKLPNKVIDEAGAILAALDDVPRPEAWTNEQLFLAGLERALSVEAVRAALCGAPSEPHHEELRRRFAALPIKTKGELAVNGKDVIRWAGKPAGPWVKETLDAIWRAVVSSEVENEKERIYAWLMERNRTHEKNC; this is translated from the coding sequence ATGAAACCGCCGTTTGAACAGGCGCTCGGCATTATCCGACAATTGAAGCGGCATGGCTATGAGGCGTATTTTGTCGGCGGCGCGGTGCGCGACTTGTTGATCGGGCGTGCGATCGGCGACGTCGATATCGCGACAAGCGCTCTGCCGGAAGAAGTGATGCGCTTGTTTCCGAAAACGATCGACGTCGGTTCGAAACACGGCACGGTCGTCGTCGTGCATGAAGGAACGGCGTACGAAGTGACGACATTCCGCACGGACGGCGATTATGAAGACCATCGCCGTCCGGAGTCGGTGACGTTCGTTCGTTCGCTTGAGGAAGACTTAAAGCGCCGCGATTTCACGATGAACGCCATCGCCATGGATGAACGCGGAACGATCATTGATCCGTTTGGCGGACAAGAGGCGATCGAGCGGCGGCTCATTTGCACGGTCGGGGCGGCGGACGAACGGTTTCGCGAAGATGCGCTCCGCATGATGCGGGCTGTTCGCTTCGTCAGCCAACTTGGATTTGCCCTTGCTGAGGACACGAAGCGGGCGATCGTCCAAAACGCACCGCTTATGGCCCACATTTCTGTCGAACGGATGACCATGGAAATGGAAAAACTGCTCGCCGGTCCGTTCGTTGCCGAAGCGCTGCCGCTGTTGGCCGATACCGGGCTGTTCGCTTATTTGCCTGGGCTGGCCGAAAAAGAGCAGCTGCTGCGCTCGGCCGCCGCCTTTCGCTGGCCGTGGCTTACAAAGCGTGAAGAGCGCTGGGCGCTTCTTTGCCGCGCGCTTGATGTCAAAGACATTCGTCCGTTTTTGCGCGCCTGGAAGCTTCCCAACAAAGTAATCGATGAAGCTGGCGCCATTTTGGCGGCGCTCGATGATGTCCCTAGGCCGGAGGCGTGGACGAACGAACAGTTGTTTTTGGCCGGCCTCGAGCGAGCGCTATCGGTTGAAGCGGTGCGCGCCGCGCTTTGCGGCGCGCCGTCTGAACCTCATCATGAGGAGCTCCGCCGCCGCTTTGCGGCGCTGCCGATCAAAACGAAAGGGGAGCTTGCCGTCAACGGGAAAGACGTCATTCGCTGGGCTGGAAAACCGGCCGGTCCGTGGGTGAAAGAGACGCTGGATGCCATCTGGCGGGCGGTCGTCAGCAGCGAAGTCGAAAATGAGAAGGAGCGGATTTACGCATGGCTCATGGAGCGCAATCGGACACACGAAAAAAACTGTTAG
- the bshA gene encoding N-acetyl-alpha-D-glucosaminyl L-malate synthase BshA, protein MKLKIGIVCYPTVGGSGVVATELGKLLAERGHEIHFISSSMPFRLNKVYGNIYYHEVSVNQYSVFQYPPYDLALASKIAEVAKRERLDVLHAHYAVPHAVCAVLARQMVGELPIITTLHGTDITVLGYDPSLSDMIKFGIEQSDIVTAVSDALARQTYELLDVQATIHTVYNFVDERVYRRREAGHLRREYGIRDDERVVIHVSNFRKVKRVPDVVRAFAIVRRHVPAKLLLVGDGPEMTVVCRLVKELGLQDDVRFLGKQDKLEELYSISDVMMLLSEKESFGLVLLEAMACGVPCIGTAIGGIPEVIEDGKTGFLCPLGDVKEAARQAMALLTDCRLHAEMARQAVQTVERKFRSADIVGQYEQLYASLAARKVKR, encoded by the coding sequence ATGAAGCTGAAAATCGGGATTGTTTGCTATCCGACGGTCGGGGGCTCCGGAGTGGTCGCCACTGAGCTTGGCAAGCTGCTGGCGGAGCGGGGGCATGAGATTCACTTTATCTCATCGAGCATGCCGTTTCGTTTGAATAAAGTGTACGGCAACATTTATTATCATGAAGTCAGTGTCAACCAATATTCCGTCTTTCAATACCCGCCGTACGATTTGGCATTGGCAAGCAAAATTGCTGAGGTGGCAAAGCGGGAACGGCTCGATGTGCTTCATGCCCATTACGCCGTTCCTCATGCCGTCTGTGCGGTGTTGGCGCGGCAAATGGTCGGCGAGCTGCCGATCATCACGACGCTGCACGGCACGGATATCACCGTGTTAGGCTATGACCCGTCGCTTTCCGATATGATCAAATTTGGCATCGAGCAGTCGGATATCGTTACGGCGGTGTCTGACGCCCTTGCCCGGCAGACGTATGAACTGCTCGATGTGCAAGCGACGATCCATACCGTCTACAATTTTGTCGATGAACGCGTCTACCGTCGCCGGGAAGCGGGCCATTTACGGCGCGAGTACGGCATTCGCGACGATGAACGAGTTGTGATCCATGTCTCGAATTTCCGGAAAGTGAAGCGTGTGCCTGATGTAGTGAGAGCGTTTGCCATCGTGCGCCGGCACGTGCCAGCCAAGCTCTTGCTTGTCGGCGACGGTCCGGAAATGACCGTCGTCTGCCGGCTTGTGAAAGAGCTTGGGCTGCAAGATGATGTCCGCTTTTTAGGAAAACAGGATAAACTCGAAGAGCTGTATTCGATCAGTGATGTGATGATGCTTTTGTCGGAAAAAGAAAGCTTCGGGCTCGTATTGCTTGAAGCGATGGCGTGCGGCGTTCCGTGCATCGGCACGGCCATCGGCGGGATTCCGGAAGTGATTGAGGATGGGAAAACCGGGTTTTTATGCCCGCTTGGCGATGTCAAAGAGGCGGCAAGACAGGCGATGGCGCTGTTGACAGACTGCCGGTTGCACGCTGAGATGGCAAGACAGGCGGTGCAAACGGTCGAGCGCAAGTTCCGCTCGGCCGACATCGTCGGCCAGTATGAACAGCTGTACGCTTCGCTTGCGGCAAGGAAGGTGAAACGATGA
- the bshB1 gene encoding bacillithiol biosynthesis deacetylase BshB1: protein MMETCDLLAFGAHPDDVEIGMGGTIAKYVRRGYRIVICDLTQAELSSNGTVDERQREAAEAARRLGVSERFNLGLPDRGLYVEEEAIRQITAVIRRCRPRLVFAPYWEDRHPDHGRCARLVEEAVFSAGIRRYGAGELGDAHRVRAVYYYMINAFCRPHFLIDISETIDDKLDSLRAYESQFQKRPGSVDTPLTNGYIEMIESRERWFGQQIGAAYAEGFLTKTPIHLSNLFEEER from the coding sequence ATGATGGAAACGTGTGACTTGTTGGCGTTCGGCGCCCATCCGGATGATGTCGAAATCGGCATGGGAGGGACGATCGCCAAATACGTACGCCGTGGGTACCGTATTGTCATTTGCGACTTGACGCAAGCCGAGCTGTCGTCCAACGGCACGGTCGACGAGCGGCAGAGAGAGGCGGCCGAGGCGGCCCGCCGGCTCGGTGTATCCGAGCGGTTCAATCTTGGGCTGCCTGACCGCGGCCTTTATGTCGAGGAAGAGGCGATCCGCCAGATCACAGCGGTCATCCGCCGCTGCCGGCCGCGCCTTGTATTCGCCCCCTATTGGGAAGATCGACATCCGGATCACGGGCGATGCGCCCGCCTTGTCGAGGAAGCGGTCTTTTCCGCCGGCATCCGCCGCTATGGCGCCGGAGAGCTTGGCGATGCGCACCGCGTTCGGGCGGTGTATTATTATATGATCAATGCCTTTTGCCGCCCGCATTTTCTCATCGATATTAGCGAAACGATCGATGACAAGCTGGACAGCCTGCGCGCGTACGAAAGCCAGTTTCAAAAACGGCCTGGCTCGGTTGACACCCCGCTGACCAACGGCTACATCGAGATGATTGAAAGCCGCGAGCGCTGGTTCGGTCAACAAATCGGCGCGGCGTATGCGGAAGGGTTTTTGACGAAAACGCCGATTCATCTTTCCAATTTGTTTGAGGAGGAGCGATGA
- a CDS encoding methylglyoxal synthase, with amino-acid sequence MKIALIAHDQKKAEMVAFATAYAPVLANHELYATGTTGLRIQEATGLPVHRFQSGPYGGDQEIGAMIARNEMDLVIFFRDPLTAQPHEPDISALMRLCDVYAVPLATNIGTAELLIRALERGDLAWRSIVRGRTKGGEESKTER; translated from the coding sequence ATGAAAATCGCGTTAATTGCCCATGACCAAAAAAAGGCAGAGATGGTCGCATTTGCGACCGCCTATGCGCCTGTGCTTGCAAACCATGAATTGTACGCCACCGGCACGACCGGCTTGCGCATCCAGGAGGCGACCGGTCTTCCCGTTCATCGCTTCCAATCGGGGCCGTACGGAGGCGACCAAGAAATCGGGGCGATGATCGCCCGCAATGAAATGGATCTGGTCATTTTTTTCCGCGATCCGCTCACCGCCCAGCCGCATGAGCCGGACATCAGCGCATTGATGCGGCTTTGCGACGTCTATGCCGTGCCGTTGGCGACGAACATCGGCACGGCCGAGCTGCTCATCCGCGCGTTGGAGCGCGGCGATTTGGCATGGCGCAGCATTGTGCGCGGCCGAACAAAAGGCGGGGAGGAATCGAAAACAGAAAGGTGA
- the dapB gene encoding 4-hydroxy-tetrahydrodipicolinate reductase, with product MTIRIVIAGPRGRMGREAVALVQQTDHFELAAVIDRRYDGQNLAEIDRFSGVNAPIYTDAARCFAEVKPDVLIDLTTPEAGKRHTELALRYGVRPVVGTTGFTPEDIERLTKLAEEKEIGAIIAPNFAVGAVLMMKFARMAAKYFTDVEIIELHHDQKLDAPSGTALKTAQLIAEVRPSKKQGHPNEKETLAGARGAAYDGIPIHSVRLPGFVAHQEVIFGGNGQTLTIRHDSFDRRSFMSGVKLAVETVMHLHTLVYGLEHILE from the coding sequence ATGACGATTCGCATTGTCATCGCGGGGCCGCGCGGCCGCATGGGCCGAGAAGCGGTTGCGCTCGTGCAGCAAACCGATCACTTTGAACTGGCTGCGGTCATCGACCGCCGTTACGATGGACAAAATTTAGCGGAGATCGACCGATTTTCCGGCGTCAACGCCCCGATTTACACCGATGCGGCCCGCTGTTTTGCGGAGGTGAAGCCGGATGTATTGATCGATTTGACAACGCCGGAAGCCGGAAAGCGGCACACCGAGCTGGCGCTGCGTTACGGCGTTCGTCCGGTCGTCGGCACGACTGGATTTACGCCGGAAGATATCGAGCGGCTCACCAAGCTGGCGGAAGAGAAAGAAATCGGCGCCATCATCGCGCCGAACTTTGCCGTCGGAGCGGTGTTGATGATGAAATTCGCCCGCATGGCGGCCAAATATTTCACTGATGTGGAAATCATTGAATTGCACCATGATCAAAAGCTTGACGCACCGTCCGGAACGGCATTGAAGACGGCGCAGCTCATTGCCGAAGTGCGACCGTCGAAAAAGCAAGGCCACCCGAACGAAAAGGAAACGCTTGCTGGCGCGCGCGGCGCCGCTTACGACGGCATCCCGATCCACAGCGTCCGTCTGCCGGGCTTTGTCGCTCATCAAGAAGTGATTTTCGGCGGCAACGGCCAGACGTTGACGATCCGCCACGATTCGTTCGACCGCCGCTCGTTTATGTCCGGGGTGAAGCTGGCAGTGGAAACGGTGATGCATTTACATACGCTTGTCTATGGGCTGGAGCATATTTTGGAATAG
- a CDS encoding nucleotide pyrophosphohydrolase has protein sequence MQEKTMKQMQQEVDDYISQFKEGYFSPLAMLARLTEELGELAREVNHYYGEKPKKATEQEKTVEEELGDLLFVLICFANSLGIDLQAAHDRVMDKFRTRDRDRWTRKEEGS, from the coding sequence ATGCAGGAGAAAACGATGAAACAAATGCAACAGGAAGTGGATGACTATATCAGTCAATTCAAAGAAGGCTATTTCAGCCCGCTCGCCATGCTGGCGCGGCTGACGGAAGAGCTCGGCGAGCTGGCGCGCGAGGTGAACCATTACTACGGGGAAAAACCGAAAAAGGCGACCGAACAAGAAAAAACGGTGGAAGAAGAGCTGGGCGATTTGCTGTTTGTGCTCATTTGCTTCGCCAATTCGCTCGGCATTGATTTGCAGGCGGCGCACGACCGGGTGATGGACAAGTTTCGCACCCGCGACCGCGACCGCTGGACGCGGAAGGAGGAAGGATCATGA
- a CDS encoding YitT family protein — MIFGLKIKNCLFILLGAAIFAFGLVHFNMQNNLAEGGFTGITLLLYFLFGLDPAITNLALNIPLFFIGWKLLGRQTFLYTVIGTVAVSVFLSIFQRYMIHMPLRHDMTLAALFAGVFIGVGLGIIFRYGGTTGGVDIIARLVHKYKGISMGKTMFAFDATVITLSLLLYLSYREAMYTLVAVFIAARVIDFLQEGGYAAKGATIISEKSEEIANRILTEMERGVTVLKGRGSYTKRDRDVLYCVVAKNELPRLKSVIISVDPHAFVAVTDVHDVLGEGFTLDEQKRPLEP; from the coding sequence ATGATTTTTGGACTAAAGATCAAAAACTGCCTGTTTATTTTGCTTGGCGCCGCTATTTTCGCCTTCGGGCTCGTTCATTTCAACATGCAAAACAATTTGGCGGAAGGCGGGTTTACCGGCATTACGCTTCTTCTTTATTTTTTGTTCGGACTGGATCCAGCGATCACCAACTTGGCGCTCAACATTCCGCTCTTTTTCATCGGCTGGAAGCTGCTCGGCCGCCAAACGTTTCTCTATACCGTCATCGGCACGGTCGCCGTTTCCGTCTTTTTGTCCATCTTTCAACGCTACATGATTCATATGCCGCTTCGACATGACATGACGCTCGCCGCCTTGTTTGCCGGCGTCTTTATCGGCGTCGGCCTCGGCATTATTTTCCGCTACGGCGGCACAACCGGAGGCGTCGATATTATCGCGCGCCTCGTCCATAAATATAAAGGCATCAGCATGGGCAAAACGATGTTTGCCTTTGACGCCACCGTCATCACATTGTCGCTTCTTCTTTACCTGTCATACCGCGAGGCGATGTATACGTTGGTCGCCGTCTTTATCGCCGCCCGGGTCATTGATTTTCTGCAGGAAGGCGGCTATGCGGCAAAAGGGGCGACCATCATCTCAGAAAAAAGCGAAGAGATCGCCAACCGGATCTTGACAGAGATGGAGCGCGGCGTCACCGTGCTGAAAGGGCGCGGCTCGTATACGAAGCGCGACCGCGACGTCTTGTATTGCGTCGTCGCCAAAAACGAACTGCCGCGCTTAAAAAGTGTCATTATATCCGTTGATCCGCATGCGTTCGTCGCCGTCACCGATGTGCATGATGTGCTCGGCGAAGGGTTTACGCTCGATGAACAAAAGCGGCCGCTGGAACCATGA
- the ypjB gene encoding sporulation protein YpjB has product MKRIGLAMLLSLAFLWPAPIGAAGQTNGWEQLDDISDEALQLAKNGRFAEAKEVLRYFSKRFFALGAKERLKSADELRAVTVTHEQAVKAMTAPISAEDKVAAITQFRLVVDAIHSTYQPLWTEMEPAVMEAFAAVEKAAQQGEQKAYAAALRQLLDRYTLIEPSVKIDVPPDIATKVDDDLEALQAAAFWQRGEDEQREQLADARQDLEALFAGVKKDEADPSLIWVMISTGGVIVLTLTYVGWRKYKGEKEEKRARQPED; this is encoded by the coding sequence ATGAAGCGAATCGGGCTAGCCATGTTGTTGTCGCTCGCCTTTTTATGGCCAGCGCCCATTGGCGCGGCTGGACAAACAAACGGTTGGGAGCAGTTGGACGATATTTCCGACGAGGCGCTGCAATTGGCGAAAAACGGTCGTTTTGCCGAAGCAAAAGAAGTGCTCCGCTATTTTTCCAAGCGGTTTTTCGCCCTTGGGGCAAAAGAACGGTTGAAATCGGCCGATGAATTGCGGGCGGTGACCGTGACGCATGAGCAGGCAGTCAAGGCGATGACGGCGCCGATCTCCGCGGAAGACAAAGTGGCGGCGATCACCCAGTTTCGCCTTGTTGTTGACGCCATCCATTCGACATACCAGCCGCTTTGGACGGAGATGGAGCCGGCTGTCATGGAGGCGTTTGCCGCGGTCGAAAAGGCGGCACAACAAGGCGAGCAGAAAGCGTATGCCGCTGCCCTCCGCCAGTTGCTTGACCGCTATACATTGATCGAGCCGAGTGTGAAAATCGACGTGCCGCCGGATATCGCGACAAAGGTCGATGATGATCTTGAGGCGTTGCAGGCCGCCGCGTTTTGGCAACGCGGCGAAGACGAGCAGCGCGAGCAACTTGCCGATGCGCGTCAAGATCTTGAAGCGCTGTTTGCCGGGGTGAAAAAGGACGAAGCTGATCCGTCGCTGATTTGGGTGATGATTTCCACTGGCGGAGTGATCGTGTTGACGCTGACGTACGTTGGCTGGCGGAAGTACAAAGGAGAAAAGGAAGAGAAGCGGGCGCGGCAGCCGGAAGACTAA
- a CDS encoding DUF1405 domain-containing protein, with translation MAWLYALLASRPVVWLLLFVNAAGTIYGYYWYRYQLADTPPIFLPFVPDSPTASLFFLVVLVAWLFGRSAPLFEALALVTLVKYGIWAVVMNVLVWRVTGTLDWAGWMLIVSHGAMAIEGMLYARFYRFRFLHLMLAAVWTLHNDVIDYVFGMMPRYSVLADYANEIGYFTFWLSIASIAAAYQLGVRLRRQPLLPGGMSFRQASE, from the coding sequence ATGGCATGGCTTTATGCGCTGTTGGCTTCCCGGCCGGTTGTTTGGCTGCTCTTGTTCGTCAACGCGGCCGGCACCATCTATGGATATTATTGGTATCGTTATCAACTTGCCGATACGCCGCCCATCTTTTTGCCGTTTGTTCCCGACAGTCCGACGGCGAGCCTTTTTTTTCTTGTCGTCCTTGTGGCATGGCTTTTCGGCAGGTCGGCGCCGCTTTTTGAAGCGTTGGCTTTGGTGACGCTTGTTAAGTATGGAATTTGGGCGGTCGTTATGAATGTGCTCGTTTGGCGCGTCACCGGCACGCTCGATTGGGCCGGGTGGATGCTGATCGTTTCGCACGGGGCGATGGCGATCGAAGGAATGCTGTACGCCCGGTTTTATCGATTCCGCTTCCTTCACCTTATGCTGGCGGCCGTGTGGACGCTGCATAACGATGTCATCGACTACGTTTTTGGCATGATGCCGCGCTATAGTGTCCTGGCTGACTACGCCAACGAAATCGGCTATTTTACGTTTTGGTTGAGCATCGCATCGATTGCCGCTGCGTATCAGCTTGGCGTCCGCCTCCGGCGCCAGCCGCTTCTGCCGGGCGGCATGTCTTTCCGGCAGGCATCAGAGTAG
- a CDS encoding menaquinol-cytochrome c reductase cytochrome b/c subunit gives MHRGKGMKFVGDSRVPAVRKPNIPKDYSEYPGKTEVFWPNFLLKEWLVGSVFLVGFLCLTVAHPSPLERIADPTDTTYVPLPDWYFLFLYQLLKYSYASGPYTVVGAIIIPGLAFGALLLAPFLDRGPERRPWKRPVATGMMLLALAAMIYLTWEAVVTHDWKKAAEQGKIRAEVKIDTNAEGYKIAQANTCTSCHGQNLSGGAGPSLIGTGLKPEEIAKIAREGKGNMPPGVFKGTDEELKKLSEFIAGLKAE, from the coding sequence ATGCATCGCGGAAAAGGAATGAAATTCGTCGGCGATTCCCGTGTTCCCGCGGTGAGAAAACCGAATATTCCAAAGGACTATTCGGAATATCCCGGGAAAACGGAAGTGTTTTGGCCGAACTTCCTGCTCAAGGAATGGTTGGTCGGATCGGTCTTTCTCGTCGGTTTCTTATGCTTGACGGTCGCCCATCCGTCGCCGCTTGAGCGGATCGCCGACCCGACGGACACGACGTACGTGCCGCTGCCTGACTGGTATTTCTTGTTCTTATACCAATTGCTCAAATATTCGTATGCGTCTGGTCCGTATACGGTCGTCGGCGCGATCATCATCCCGGGGTTGGCGTTCGGCGCGCTCTTATTGGCGCCGTTTTTGGACCGCGGCCCAGAGCGCCGTCCTTGGAAGCGTCCGGTCGCGACCGGGATGATGCTGTTGGCGCTTGCGGCGATGATTTATTTGACATGGGAAGCGGTCGTCACACACGACTGGAAAAAAGCGGCTGAACAAGGGAAAATTCGGGCGGAAGTGAAAATTGACACGAACGCGGAAGGCTATAAAATCGCCCAAGCGAACACATGTACATCGTGCCACGGACAAAACTTGTCCGGCGGTGCTGGTCCGTCGCTCATCGGCACCGGCTTGAAACCGGAAGAAATCGCGAAAATCGCGAGAGAAGGGAAAGGCAACATGCCGCCCGGCGTCTTTAAGGGCACGGATGAAGAGTTGAAAAAACTGTCCGAATTCATCGCTGGACTGAAAGCGGAATAA
- the qcrB gene encoding menaquinol-cytochrome c reductase cytochrome b subunit — protein sequence MLNKLYDWVDERLDITPLWRDIADHEVPEHVNPAHHFSAFVYCFGGLTFFVTVIQILSGMFLTMYYVPDIKNAWESVYYLQNEVAFGQIVRGMHHWGASLVIVMMFLHTLRVFFQGAYKKPREMNWIVGVLIFMVMMGLGFTGYLLPWDMKALFATKVGLQIAEATPLIGPAIKTLLAGDPEIVGAQTLTRFFAIHVFFLPAALLGLMAAHFLMIRRQGISGPL from the coding sequence GTGTTAAACAAGCTGTATGACTGGGTCGATGAACGCTTAGATATTACGCCTTTATGGCGGGATATCGCCGATCACGAAGTTCCGGAGCACGTCAACCCCGCCCATCACTTTTCCGCCTTTGTCTATTGTTTCGGCGGGCTGACGTTTTTTGTCACGGTCATTCAAATTTTGTCAGGCATGTTTTTGACGATGTACTACGTCCCGGATATTAAAAACGCGTGGGAATCGGTGTATTACTTGCAAAACGAAGTGGCGTTCGGCCAAATTGTGCGCGGCATGCACCATTGGGGGGCGAGCTTGGTCATCGTCATGATGTTTTTACATACGCTGCGCGTCTTTTTCCAAGGGGCTTATAAAAAGCCGCGCGAAATGAACTGGATCGTCGGCGTATTGATCTTTATGGTGATGATGGGTCTTGGCTTCACCGGCTACTTGTTGCCGTGGGATATGAAAGCGCTGTTTGCGACGAAAGTTGGTTTGCAAATCGCGGAAGCGACGCCGCTCATTGGCCCGGCCATTAAGACGCTGTTAGCTGGGGACCCGGAAATTGTCGGCGCGCAAACGTTGACGCGCTTTTTTGCCATTCACGTCTTCTTCTTGCCGGCCGCTTTGCTCGGCTTAATGGCAGCGCACTTTTTAATGATTCGCAGACAAGGCATTTCCGGTCCGCTATGA